Proteins from a genomic interval of Aspergillus flavus chromosome 7, complete sequence:
- a CDS encoding putative flavo protein (dimethylaniline monooxygenase, putative), giving the protein MGSMGAREQNYDVLIIGAGLSGIYSLHEVRKNLPSLSVKVLEAGDGVGGTWFWNRYPGARFDSETISYQFSWDKELLQEWNWKDTFSAQPDTLEYIERVCEKHDLYKDIQFNTRIKSAHWQDAERTWLFVDEAGFHYRARFFISCLGVLSNPTLPAIPGLKDFQGQSFHTSRWPKDFDMKRDFANKRIGVIGTGATGIQTITETSKEPSIRSLTVFQRTASWSAPLRNTKITPEHMEKMKAEYDDIFQRCASTPTGFLHKPDPRKSSEVSHEERVALWEKLYGEPGFAKWLGAFCDTYTDREANRLYSEFMASKIRARVHDPVVADSLIPKNHGFGTRRVPLESGYFEAFNQSNVHLVDLQKTPIERVTPNGILTSDGKEHELDILIYATGFDAITGAFNAVEWHGRNDRPLIASSGTEAGKRAVWLDHRPYTYLGLMAPSFPNMFMVLGPHQPFGNIPRSIEHAVQVVNQLLQFCHNEGYTVVEATEEAADRWTEHVVECSKGALSNEIDSWMTGVNTNVPGKTVRSVARYGGSAIEYRKRCQQTRAAGWEGFKFARGYSL; this is encoded by the coding sequence ATGGGTTCCATGGGAGCACGAGAGCAAAACTACGATGTGTTGATAATTGGTGCGGGACTTTCCGGCATCTACAGTTTACACGAGGTTCGAAAGAATCTTCCCTCCTTGAGCGTCAAAGTCCTCGAAGCTGGAGACGGAGTAGGAGGTACCTGGTTTTGGAATCGCTACCCAGGTGCCCGGTTCGACTCTGAAACAATTTCCTACCAGTTCTCATGGGATAAGGAACTCTTACAGGAATGGAACTGGAAAGACACCTTCTCCGCGCAGCCGGATACCCTCGAATATATTGAGCGGGTTTGCGAGAAACACGACTTGTACAAGGATATTCAGTTCAACACTCGAATCAAGTCGGCGCATTGGCAGGATGCAGAACGTACCTGGCTTTTCGTGGATGAGGCCGGTTTCCACTACCGCGCACGCTTCTTCATTAGTTGCTTGGGTGTTCTATCCAATCCAACACTACCTGCGATCCCCGGTCTCAAAGACTTCCAGGGTCAATCTTTCCATACATCACGCTGGCCGAAGGATTTCGACATGAAGCGCGACTTCGCCAACAAACGGATCGGCGTGATCGGCACAGGAGCAACCGGGATACAGACCATCACGGAAACATCCAAAGAGCCCAGTATCAGATCACTCACCGTCTTCCAGCGGACTGCGAGTTGGTCTGCCCCGCTCCGCAACACCAAGATTACGCCAGAGCACatggagaaaatgaaagcTGAATACGACGATATCTTCCAGCGGTGTGCCTCCACCCCGACCGGCTTCCTGCATAAACCCGACCCTCGCAAGTCTTCCGAAGTATCGCACGAAGAGCGTGTCGCCCTTTGGGAGAAGCTCTATGGAGAACCCGGTTTCGCCAAATGGCTAGGAGCATTCTGCGACACGTACACCGATCGTGAAGCAAATAGGCTATACTCTGAGTTTATGGCGAGCAAGATTCGAGCAAGAGTGCATGATCCCGTTGTGGCCGATAGTCTGATTCCCAAGAACCATGGCTTCGGTACGCGAAGGGTGCCATTGGAGAGCGGATACTTTGAAgcattcaatcaatcaaacgTCCATCTAGTCGATTTGCAAAAGACGCCCATTGAGAGGGTCACTCCGAATGGGATCCTTACTTCGGACGGCAAGGAACATGAGCTGGATATTCTGATTTACGCAACCGGCTTTGATGCAATCACTGGTGCCTTTAATGCTGTTGAGTGGCATGGAAGGAATGATCGACCACTCATCGCCAGCAGTGGCACTGAAGCAGGGAAGCGTGCCGTCTGGCTTGACCATCGGCCTTATACTTATCTTGGGCTCATGGCTCCTTCTTTCCCGAACATGTTCATGGTGCTTGGTCCACATCAGCCATTCGGAAATATTCCACGGAGTATTGAACACGCCGTGCAGGTTGTGAATCAGCTATTGCAGTTCTGCCACAACGAGGGCTACACCGTAGTGGAGGCAACTGAAGAAGCTGCGGACAGGTGGACCGAGCATGTGGTCGAGTGTAGTAAGGGCGCGCTGTCGAATGAGATTGATAGTTGGATGACAGGAGTGAACACGAACGTCCCTGGAAAGACCGTGAGGAGCGTGGCAAGATATGGAGGCAGCGCAATTGAGTATCGCAAGCGATGCCAGCAGACTCGAGCAGCTGGCTGGGAGGGGTTCAAATTTGCACGAGGTTATTCTCTTTAA
- a CDS encoding dehydrogenase with different specificitie (short chain dehydrogenase/reductase family oxidoreductase), with the protein MASFEGKVIAITGAASGMGLATAKLLASRGAIISLADINEAAVKEATASLTGSDKHMYTVVDVRSSQSVDSWIKSTVERLGKLDGAVNMAGVITPAKPITEETDDTWDFNFAVNTRGVFFCLRAQLKAMTAGGSIVSAASAFGQMGSPGVAPYCASKAAVIGLTRTAAKENQHIRVNCVAPGSVNTPMSQGENPEDVKRGLQATVQKRRAEASEIATVIVHLLSDEASFVTGTVYNVDGGWLC; encoded by the exons atggCATCCTTTGAAGGCAAAGTG ATCGCTATAACCGGCGCAGCCTCCGGCATGGGACTTGCAACAGCAAAGTTGCTCGCATCCCGTGGAGCAATTATCTCGCTCGCCGATATAAACGAAGCGGCAGTCAAGGAGGCAACAGCGTCATTGACCGGAAGCGATAAGCACATGTACACCGTGGTCGATGTGCGTAGCAGCCAGTCAGTTGACTCATGGATCAAATCAACAGTGGAAAGGTTGGGCAAACTCGACGGCGCGGTCAATATGGCTGGGGTCATCACACCTGCCAAACCAATTACCGAAGAAACCGACGATACTTGGGACTTCAATTTTGCTGTGAATACACGAGGTGTCTTCTTCTGCCTGAGGGCCCAGTTGAAGGCCATGACAGCTGGTGGTAGCATT GTTTCTGCGGCTAGTGCATTTGGCCAGATGGGCTCGCCTGGGGTTGCGCCGTACTGCGCCAGTAAAGCAGCTGTGATCGGATTGACGAGAACAGCGGCGAAAGAAAACCAGCATATAAGGGTCAACTGCGTTGCACCAG GTTCCGTTAACACCCCCATGTCTCAGGGGGAGAACCCCGAGGATGTGAAGCGCGGCCTGCAAGCAACGGTGCAAAAGCGAAGGGCTGAGGCTAGTGAGATAGCTACTGTGATTGTGCATTTGTTGAGCGACGAGGCATCTTTCGTGACGGGTACCGTTTATAATGTTGATGGCGGTTGGCTTTGCTGA
- a CDS encoding fungal-specific transcription factor domain-containing protein, translating to MATLTDEQSIQSHPTRTRSFGGCTTCRSRHVKCDEGRPTCAMCRYFGFVCAGYEKGIFFDFESSTDERRFRRPLLTEEEQERMSQWLVSSVPPESALQLLTRIDDLCEKAAPCRDLQVDCGPFGAFRLSQLPSAPSPDIVPEETLDPLSCSPPEDVVRFDDDFTASSEPPLTPRTQRILESIFGQASNPTSPDTDTGDMAMDLCRIEAVLNDAPLSNFQDFPMTSMTAEQQPQYLHNTDLAPIPPPNPCFSLTTTSKTVPQEVMLLLKHYTTTVISLMTPIRHAKTPWHILFIPHAKTCLAALTLNEDLDNASLAAFYGTLAISAFSLSGLSQSQMWLAQGTAYKQQALNHAKLMLRTAYDIPKVSKYKSTMIALLTMVYVSMFSVDREQTEYFFLETERLIRLRGLKRKKSRKVRLLHHCYAFERFFYESTFTGGMNSRQRHYFRRSIESSGLAQYSRDDLSFRLRGWENLDQEMMEVKSQEDGENDLHLERPGIFSATLYPEIFGVPESWVQLLSLVIRLGREKDIAESHDLPNPLTLKDFSSRAKAIERRINNLERPGQAQLDEHLSDMLDAMHQALSIYFYRRVYDMEASILQQKVIAVRDCLWRCADPPMLHASAGVIWAAFIAACEAEDRELQMSFSKWFQDSAQRSGLSSFRETMTRIEKIWREKRCGNGISATWLNLMRIDASFTVG from the exons ATGGCCACATTAACGGACGAGCAAAGCATACAATCCCACCCCACCCGCACCCGGTCATTCGGGGGGTGCACTACG TGTCGAAGCCGACATGTGAAATGCGACGAAGGCCGCCCAACATGTGCCATGTGTCGGTACTTCGGGTTCGTCTGTGCAGGCTACGAGAAGGGCAtcttttttgactttgaGAGTTCGACGGACGAACGACGCTTCCGTCGGCCCTTGCTTACAGAGGAGGAACAAGAGCGTATGAGCCAATGGCTTGTTTCAAGCGTCCCACCGGAGTCTGCCCTGCAGTTACTGACTCGCATTGACGATCTGTGTGAGAAGGCGGCTCCTTGTCGGGATCTACAGGTGGATTGTGGGCCTTTCGGGGCGTTCAGATTGAGTCAATTACCTTCCGCTCCTTCACCGGATATCGTTCCAGAAGAAACACTGGATCCATTGAGCTGTAGCCCACCAGAGGACGTGGTTAGATTCGACGACGATTTCACAGCTTCCTCAGAGCCCCCATTGACGCCGCGTACTCAGAGAATCCTCGAGTCAATATTCGGCCAGGCGTCTAACCCGACATCCCCAGATACGGATACAGGAGACATGGCAATGGACCTCTGTCGCATTGAAGCCGTGCTCAACGATGCACCTCTATCCAACTTCCAAGACTTCCCCATGACATCCATGACAGCAGAACAACAGCCCCAGTACCTACACAATACCGACCTAGCCCCAATACCTCCCCCAAACCCCTGTTTCTCCCTAACGACGACCAGCAAAACAGTCCCCCAAGAAGTAATGCTCTTACTAAAACACTACACAACAACCGTGATAAGCCTCATGACCCCAATCCGCCACGCAAAAACCCCCTGGcacatcctcttcatccccCACGCCAAGACCTGTCTGGCAGCCCTCACTCTAAACGAAGACCTCGACAACGCCAGCCTAGCAGCCTTCTACGGCACACTGGCAATCAGCGCATTCAGCCTCAGCGGCCTCTCCCAGTCCCAGATGTGGCTGGCCCAGGGAACCGCCTACAAGCAACAAGCGCTGAATCACGCCAAACTAATGTTGAGAACGGCATACGATATTCCAAAAGTGTCCAAGTATAAATCCACAATGATCGCCCTCCTCACCATGGTCTATGTATCAATGTTCTCTGTCGACAGGGAGCAAACAGAATACTTCTTCCTGGAAACGGAAAGACTTATTAGGTTGCGGGGTCTGAAACGGAAGAAATCACGCAAGGTCCGTCTGCTCCACCATTGCTATGCCTTCGAGCGGTTCTTCTACGAGAGTACCTTTACGGGAGGTATGAACTCACGCCAACGACATTATTTCCGGCGATCTATTGAATCGAGCGGTCTGGCTCAATATAGTAGAGATGACCTTTCCTTCCGGCTACGCGGATGGGAGAATCTCGATCAGGAGATGATGGAAGTGAAGAGTCAGGAAGACGGGGAAAATGATTTACATCTTGAACGACCGGGGATCTTCTCGGCGACTCTGTACCCTGAGATCTTTGGCGTCCCGGAATCATGGGTTCAGTTGTTATCATTGGTGATTCGGCTCGGGAGGGAGAAGGATATCGCAGAGAGTCATGATCTGCCGAATCCACTTACTTTGAAAGACTTTTCGAGTCGGGCGAAGGCAATTGAGAGGCGGATTAATAACCTCGAACGGCCGGGTCAAGCCCAGCTTGATGAGCATTTGAGTGATATGCTTGATGCGATGCACCAGGCGTTGTCTATCTACTTCTACCGAAGGGTGTATGATATGGAAGCTTCGATACTGCAGCAGAAGGTCATTGCTGTCAGGGATTGTCTGTGGCGTTGTGCGGATCCTCCTATGTTGCATGCCTCTGCCGGGGTTATTTGGGCTGCTTTTATTGCTGCTTGTGAGGCTGAGGATCGGGAGCTGCAGATGTCGTTTTCGAAATGGTTCCAGGATTCGGCGCAGCGAAGTGGGTTATCTTCGTTTCGGGAGACAATGACTCGGATTGAGAAGATCTGGAGAGAGAAACGTTGTGGGAATGGGATCAGTGCCACATGGCTTAATTTGATGAGAATAGATGCTTCTTTTACGGTAGGATAG
- a CDS encoding putative oxidoreductase has product MDVPGIALITGAASGIGRACAHTFARDGASGIALLDLDKTALETVQAEINSQSSQDKTARCRVEIYPVNVTDENRVDEVINSAAQTFGRLDYVVNAAGIAMKHQGGAAFAETSDWQRILDINLTGTFFVLRAAARIMLSQEPIRSSIDGRPLQRGSIVNFSSIQGVAGIPLSTAYTATKHAVIGLTRTASEDYAKDGLRINAICPGYTETPMTTKSPLVLQAMQERVATAVPMQRMGEPREIADGVVYLSGGRSSFVTGTALFVDGGYTQR; this is encoded by the coding sequence ATGGACGTCCCCGGCATAGCCCTAATAACAGGCGCAGCATCCGGCATCGGCCGCGCTTGCGCCCACACATTTGCGCGCGACGGCGCAAGCGGCATCGCCCTCCTCGACCTGGACAAAACAGCCCTAGAGACTGTGCAAGCCGAAATCAACTCCCAATCAAGCCAAGACAAAACAGCCCGCTGCCGCGTAGAAATCTACCCGGTCAACGTAACCGACGAAAACCGGGTAGACGAAGTCATCAACAGCGCAGCGCAAACCTTCGGCCGACTAGACTACGTGGTCAACGCGGCCGGAATAGCAATGAAGCACCAAGGCGGAGCGGCATTCGCCGAAACCTCCGACTGGCAACGCATCCTTGACATCAATCTCACGGGGACGTTCTTCGTCCTGCGGGCTGCGGCTCGGATTATGTTGAGCCAGGAGCCGATCCGGTCGAGTATTGATGGACGGCCGTTGCAGCGGGGGTCGATTGTGAATTTCTCGAGTATTCAGGGAGTCGCAGGGATTCCGTTGTCGACTGCTTATACCGCGACGAAGCATGCGGTTATTGGGTTGACGAGGACGGCGTCGGAGGACTATGCCAAGGACGGGTTGAGGATTAATGCGATTTGTCCTGGGTATACAGAGACGCCCATGACGACAAAGTCACCGTTGGTTTTGCAGGCCATGCAGGAGAGGGTGGCGACTGCTGTGCCAATGCAGCGGATGGGAGAGCCGCGAGAGATTGCGGATGGAGTGGTTTATCTTTCTGGGGGGAGGAGTTCGTTTGTTACGGGGACGGCGCTTTTCGTGGATGGGGGGTACACGCAGCGTTAG
- a CDS encoding uncharacterized protein (expressed protein) — MNALRRSLRRKPFPIPHPGPLLPPNEPVDEERCAGYNSKDFYPAKPGEVLAERYQILVRVGWGTTSTV, encoded by the coding sequence ATGAACGCACTCAGACGTTCACTCCGCAGAAAGCCTTTTCCAATCCCCCATCCTGGGCCTCTTCTACCCCCAAACGAGCCTGTGGATGAGGAAAGATGCGCAGGATATAATTCCAAGGACTTCTACCCCGCGAAGCCTGGCGAGGTACTCGCCGAGCGCTATCAAATCCTCGTCAGGGTTGGCTGGGGTACCACCTCTACCGTATAG
- a CDS encoding putative acid phosphatase, which produces MLTRQSLVALLGGLSLAAAQTSSEQNPSLEEIQAAQATVLPHSPVSNVKGLAFNRFVNIWLENTDYESAANDPHLSKLAEKGLLLTNYWAITHPSEPNYCASAGGDTFGMDNDKFNQVPANVSTIADMFDVKNIAWGEYQEHLPYPGYQGKNYSNQETGANDYVRKHNPMVFYDSVTKDATRLRQIKNFTTFYDDLKHERLPQYSFITPNMTNDAHDTNITFAGSWTWRFLSELLEDEYFTKDTLILLTFDENDTYEIGNKIYSFFVGGAVPENLRGKQDDTFYTHYSIIASLSANWGLPSLGRWDCGANLLSWLAEKTGYVNWEVETGNLFQNETHAGPLSAGEYNTFSPEWPVPLTKGSCSAGHGILPVVQQTWKNLTATFNYTSPIPYDSVSGNNVGVKYSRTLKNGKTESGITE; this is translated from the exons ATGCTTACCAGACAATCCCTCGTGGCCCTACTTGGGGGTCTATCTCTCGCCGCCGCTCAGACATCCTCCGAGCAGAACCCCTCATTAGAGGAGATCCAGGCGGCCCAGGCTACCGTTCTGCCTCATTCTCCCGTCTCTAATGTCAAGGGCCTTGCCTTCAACCGTTTTGTGAATATCTGGTTGGAAAACACG GACTATGAGTCTGCTGCAAATGATCCTCATCTTTCCAAGCTGGCCGAGAAGGGTCTCCTTCTCACAAACTACTGGGCAATCACACATCCTTCGGAGCCCAACTACTGCGCTTCTGCTGGAGGTGATACCTTCGGTATGGATAATGATAAATTCAACCAAGTTCCTGCCAATGTGTCCACCATTGCCGATATGTTCGACGTGAAAAACATCGCCTGGGGCGAGTACCAGGAGCACTTGCCTTATCCCGGTTACCAGGGCAAAAACTACTCTAACCAAGAAACGGGCGCCAATGACTACGTCCGGAAACATAATCCCATGGTCTTCTACGACTCTGTTACCAAGGATGCTACCCGTCTGCGCCAGATTAAGAATTTCACCACTTTCTATGATGATTTGAAGCACGAGCGTTTACCTCAATACAGCTTTATCACCCCGAACATGACCAACGACGCCCATGACACCAACATTACCTTTGCTGGCTCTTGGACCTGGCGTTTCCTCTCCGAGCTTCTGGAGGATGAGTACTTCACCAAGGACACCCTCATTCTCTTGACCTTCGACGAGAATGATACCTATGAGATTGGAAACAAGATCTACAGCTTCTTCGTTGGAGGTGCTGTTCCAGAGAACCTTCGGGGCAAACAGGACGACACGTTCTACACCCACTACTCCATCATTGCCTCTCTTTCGGCCAACTGGGGCCTTCCCTCGCTGGGTCGCTGGGATTGTGGAGCTAACCTGCTCAGCTGGCTGGCCGAGAAGACCGGCTACGTCAACTGGGAGGTTGAAACCGGCAATTTATTCCAGAACGAGACCCACGCAGGTCCGCTGTCTGCTGGAGAATACAACACTTTCTCTCCGGAGTGGCCTGTTCCATTGACCAAGGGGAGCTGCTCTGCTGGCCATGGCATTCTGCCCGTCGTCCAGCAAACGTGGAAGAACCTTACCGCCACCTTTAACTACACCAGCCCTATCCCGTATGACTCTGTCAGTGGGAACAACGTCGGTGTCAAGTATAGCAGGACCTTG AAGAACGGAAAGACCGAGTCTGGTATTACTGAGTAG
- a CDS encoding fungal-specific transcription factor domain-containing protein yields MPPNKRLRTEPIVRVRTGCYTCRRRKKKCDEVRPSCGGCVRNKLSCEWPVNIPASSTRQNGSHTINQQAVPDQPGSPCTTRTQRGSSGSPTSPSGSAGSPSALSNGFEATEAFSPPTDEQALLVPMGYSHATPRSSISGPDSPTSMTIGSFMPRSLSMLPGYSPESFQLLSHYLATTADVMANGSTPVNPFLVQIVPLAFTSDLLLQLVLTQSAAHRAFRCRNDSDEVAQSHYTKALQLFRKGVTEFIDGKESNPLMLTVGALVMCFTETAKGDMNGTIFDHLSAANSLLTRLLSLSDTAVPKDLKDFVIEYYTYTAAVSMISIDARVSHQLLLNFDLEQKARQLLESEYVGNLCGCWLELLLMIPCIFDLGRQWMMLDGQPAMPTADDIAMFGSLQAQIMRWNPFSFVTPEVFLAGRVFQQAMLLYLYTSLGSFSRTEQGMHQGLINTAITEAMSYLNQLSATARINSGLCWPIAVVGSCLYDIEQQEQLRQRLITMVNTFGLGNMQRTLLLLESMWQMPLDEAGPWNICRAMQQHQIWISFA; encoded by the exons ATGCCACCCAATAAACGGCTCCGGACAGAGCCAATTGTCCGCGTCAGGACGGGCTGTTACACCTGCCGACGTCGAAAGAAAAAGTGCGACGAAGTCCGACCATCGTGTGGGGGATGCGTGCGGAACAAGCTCAGTTGTGAATGGCCCGTCAATATCCCCGCCAGCTCGACAAGGCAAAATGGCTCTCATACGATCAATCAACAAGCTGTGCCAGACCAACCTGGAAGTCCATGCACAACACGAACGCAGCGTGGCTCGTCGGGTTCACCGACTTCACCATCCGGATCGGCGGGATCCCCATCCGCGCTGTCGAACGGCTTTGAGGCTACGGAGGCATTCTCACCACCGACGGATGAACAAGCCCTTCTAGTTCCAATGGGCTATTCCCATGCTACCCCGCGAAGTTCTATCTCGGGGCCGGACTCGCCCACATCAATGACCATTGGGAGTTTCATGCCCCGCAGCCTATCCATGCTCCCAGGGTACAGCCCTGAATCCTTTCAACTACTGAGCCATTACCTTGCGACAACAGCCGATGTGATGGCCAACGGCTCGACTCCCGTCAATCCCTTCCTGGTTCAGATCGTTCCGTTAGCGTTTACCAGTGACCTGCTCCTGCAATTGGTTCTCACGCAGAGTGCGGCGCACCGGGCATTCCGGTGTCGCAACGACTCCGACGAGGTAGCCCAGAGCCACTACACCAAGGCTTTGCAACTTTTTCGAAAAGGTGTCACCGAGTTCATCGATGGGAAAGAGTCCAACCCGTTAATGCTCACGGTTGGGGCTCTTGTGATGTGTTTCACCGAG ACAGCCAAGGGGGACATGAACGGGACCATCTTCGACCATCTATCAGCGGCAAATTCATTGCTAACCCGTCTCCTCTCACTGAGCGACACGGCCGTGCCGAAGGATCTGAAAGACTTTGTCATTGAGTACTACACGTACACCGCCGCCGTGAGCATGATCTCCATTGACGCGCGGGTCAGCCATCAATTACTCCTCAACTTCGACTTGGAACAAAAGGCTCGTCAACTACTCGAGTCGGAGTATGTGGGAAACCTCTGTGGCTGCTGGTTAGAGTTACTGCTCATGATACCGTGCATCTTCGATCTGGGCCGCCAGTGGATGATGCTCGATGGCCAACCAGCCATGCCAACAGCCGATGATATCGCTATGTTTGGATCCTTGCAGGCTCAGATCATGCGATGGAATCCATTTTCATTCGTCACTCCGGAGGTCTTTTTAGCCGGTCGGGTCTTTCAGCAGGCCATGTTGCTCTATCTATATACCTCTTTAGGGTCGTTCTCCCGAACAGAGCAGGGAATGCATCAGGGTTTGATCAACACTGCGATCACGGAGGCCATGTCCTATTTGAACCAGCTATCAGCGACCGCTCGCATTAATTCTGGTCTCTGTTGGCCTATCGCTGTGGTCGGATCCTGTCTATATGACATagagcagcaggagcaaCTACGACAGCGGCTGATTACAATGGTAAACACTTTCGGTCTCGGAAACATGCAACGGACACTTCTACTATTGGAAAGCATGTGGCAGATGCCTCTAGATGAGGCAGGCCCATGGAATATATGCCGGGCAATGCAACAACATCAAATCTGGATCTCATTTGCATAA
- a CDS encoding oxidoreductase codes for MVGRLAGKNAIVTGAAGGIGLETTILMLREGASVLMTDISEPGLQKALAKANEVVPQHDGKVEYRVVDVSKESEVEAAVAHLDAWGGLDVMFNNAGIMHPKDGDSEETPEAIWDMTMNINVKGVWYGSKHAVKSLRKHGKKKGSIINTASMVALVGAATPQLAYTASKGAVLAMTRELAIVHAREGFRFNSLCPAPLNTPLLQDWLGDDKEKRFRREVHFPSGRFGEAIEQAHAVIFLASDESSFVNAADFVVDGGLTKAYVTPEGPATEAPKNLGQ; via the exons ATGGTCGGAAGATTAGCTGGTAAAAATGCCATCGTTACCGGTGCTGCTGG AGGCATCGGTCTCGAGACTACAATCCTCATGCTCCGCGAAGGTGCCTCCGTCCTCATGACCGATATCAGCGAGCCGGGTCTCCAAAAGGCCCTTGCGAAAGCCAACGAGGTGGTTCCTCAGCACGACGGCAAGGTCGAGTACCGCGTGGTCGACGTATCCAAGGAATCCGAAGTCGAGGCGGCAGTGGCCCATCTAGACGCCTGGGGCGGCCTGGACGTCATGTTCAACAATGCCGGAATCATGCACCCCAAGGATGGAGACTCAGAGGAGACACCCGAGGCGATCTGGGATATGACGATGAACATCAATGTCAAGGGCGTGTGGTACGGAAGCAAGCATGCAGTGAAGAGCCTCCGGAAGCacggcaagaagaagggtaGCATCATTAACACGGCAAGCATGGTTGCGCTTGTGGGCGCTGCCACCCCTCAATTGGCGTATACTGCTAGCAAGGGTGCCGTGTTGGCCATGACTAGAGAGTTGGCTATTGTGCACGCCCGGGAGGGCTTCCGGTTTAACTCCTTGTGTCCTGCTCCTCTCAA CACACCACTTTTGCAAGACTGGCTGGGTGATGATAAGGAGAAGCGTTTCCGTCGCGAGGTTCACTTCCCCTCGGGCCGTTTCGGTGAAGCGATTGAGCAGGCCCACGCAGTCATCTTCCTGGCGAGCGACGAGAGTAGCTTCGTCAACGCCGCTGACTTTGTCGTCGACGGTGGTCTTACTAAGGCCTATGTGACTCCTGAGGGCCCTGCCACTGAGGCGCCCAAGAACCTGGGCCAATAG